The Macaca mulatta isolate MMU2019108-1 chromosome X, T2T-MMU8v2.0, whole genome shotgun sequence DNA window AGCTAGGCTCAAGTACTGGACTGGAAAGACCTGTGCTttatggatgtgtgtgtggtggggtgggaTACAGGGCTTTATTTGACTGTAAGTGCAATGTGACTCAACATTGTAACCTTAAATGTGTCAAAAAGGCAAATATAATCTTAGGAGTGATAAGTGGAGCACCCGGAAAGGAATGCTGCAGGTTGGGGCACAGAGCTATGGCCACATCAGAATTGTGCAGTATTCCATTCCAAGGCAACACATTAAAGGAGTTGCCTTGGCAGACCAGAATCTATCTTTGAAAGGGTAATCAGGATGTTGAAGAATCTCAAAACTTGGCAAGGAACAATTGGTAAAGTAACTTTGAGGAGTCATGATTGCTGATTTCTAATATTGGAGGTATTGTCAGGTACAAGAAGGAATAGGCTTTACTTTTTATGTCTCCAAGGGGCAACACAGAACCAACTTAAGAACTTTTTAAACAGCTGTATATGAGCCAAACAGGTTGTTGAGGTAGCCAATTCCCTATTAATTGAGAAGCTCAACaagttatgtgccaggcatggttgtattagtttatttattgctgcataacaaattactccaaagtTTAATGGCTTAAACCAACATACATTTACCATCTCACAGTTTCGGTAAGTCAGGAGTCAGGAGTCTAGCCACAGCTTAGCTGGAGGTCTCATGAGGTTGTAGTCAGGCTGCAATGAGAACTGAAATCtgtctgaaggcttgactggggacAGAGAATCCATTTCCAAGTTCACTCATACAGTTGTTGGAAAGCCTCAGTACCTCACTGGTTGCTGGATGGAGGCTGTCGCAGGTTAAATTGAATCTCCCAAAAAGATATATTCGTAGGTTTCAACCCCTGGTAAATgtgaatgtaaccttatttggaaataggatttttgcagatataatcaagtgAGGATGAGGTCATGCTGGATTAAAGTGGACCCTTCATCTAATgcctagtgtccttataaaaagagcaGCCACACAGAGCACagaggcacacagacacacagggaagaaagccatgtgaagatggaggcagagattgcagagaTGCAGCTACAaccaaggaacaccaaggattCCCAGGAgctaccagaagctaggaagaggcaaggagggATTCTTCTCTAGAGCCCTCAGAGGGAGCatagccctgctgacaccttcattttggacttctgccctccaaaactgtgagataatacatttctgttgttttaagccattcaatttgtggtaatttgcttcCCTTAGTTCCTTGCCACTTGGACCTCCCCATAGAGCTAATTCCTGACATGGAAACTGGCTTTCCCAAGTGAGTAATCCAAGCAAGAAACAGTGTGAGAGAACACCTAATATGGGAACCATGGTCTTTTATAATCTAACCTTAGAAATGACATCCCATTACTGCTGCTGTTCCGTTTTTTAGAAGTGAGTCAATTCGTCTAGCCCATGCTCAAGGAGAGGAGATTACACCAGGGTATGAATATCAGGAGGCAGGAATCATGTGGAGAAATCTTAGTGACTACCTAAAACAATGGTGCCAGGCCTTGATGATCCTTTCTAGATGTTCATGACCTAGTGGGAAAAATGAATATGCATGTAGACAAACGACAGTCTATATGTTAGATGTAGCAAGGCAGGCTTTGGAATTGCACAGTGTAACTGGAATTTGAGGCCTGATGCCATTATTTACTAAATCCTTCTGGATGACTTactaaacctctctgagccttatcTTTCTCATCTGCTTAAATGGGAGATAATGCTATCATTATAGCATATATATGAGATAAGCATGCAAAACCACCCAGTATGGTATCAGACGTATGGTAGGTGCTTATTTAAGAATAATAGTAGTTGTTGTTAGGATTATTTTAGGTATTTTAGTAGTGGTAAGTAACCAGTAAAATATGTAGTCACTGTTAATGAGATGACATATTTAATATAGCATCTTTGTTAATAGTGTTTAAAACTAGTTAAGATCTTCCGATTTACCTGAGCGGGCGGGGAAACCCGCCCCATGAGGATCCCCTGGGCTCGCCCAGTGCACAGGGGAAGCGTCCCGTGGCTGGGCCCCTCTTGGTCAGCCCATGCAGCCGCCATGACCTGGAGCATCACAGCCGGGGGTGCCCGCCAGCTCAACACCACCACATTCACGCGGCAGCGCTTCCCCGCCTGGCAACCGCTGCTGTTGGCCAGCATTACGCTGCAGCTCTTCTACGTGGGCCTGGCCTTCTATTACTCCTCCAACAGCATCAAGGAGCTGGAGTACAACTACACTGGCAGCCCGGGCACCAGCAACTGCTCGGTGTGAACTGCAGCTGGCCAGGGCTGTGCGCCACCGCCCACCTGCTCATGCGCCTGGTACTTCTCACTGCCTGAGCTCTTCCAGGGCCCCGTGTACCCCTACTACGTGCTGACCAACTTCTACCAAAACAACCGGTGGTATGGAATGTCCATGACAATGCGCAGCTGAGCAGGCTGCCCAGCACGCTGCACCACCCGGTCAATGAGTGCACCCACTGCGCCGCCTGCCCATTGCGCACCCTGCACCATCATTACCAACAGCCTCTTCAACGACTCCTCCTCGCTGTGACACCAGCGCCGGCCGGCGGGCCCTACGTGGAGGTGCCGCACTACCGCACTGCACCTGCATCGCCTGGTAGACCAACAACTATCCCATCAAGTTCTGCAACCCGCCACTGGTCAACGGCAGCCTGGCACTGGCCTTGCATGGCACGGCACTCCCGCCCAACTGGCACCGGCTGGTCTACGACGAGCTCAGCCCCATCCCCAACAACACCGGCTTCATCAACCAAGACTTCGTGGTGTGGATGCACATAGCAGCGCTGCCCTCATTCCGCAAGCTGTATGCGGACATCCACCAGGGCAACTACTCAGCTGGGCTACTACGGGGTGTCTACTGTGTCAACATCACCTACAACTACCTGATGTGTGCATTTGGCGGCCACAAGCTCCGCATCTTCAGCAGCATCTTGTGGATGGGTGGCAGGAACCCCTTCCTGGGCATCGCCTACCTGATCATCAGCTTCCTCTGCATCCTCACCGGCTTTGTCATGCTGATCATCCACATTTGCTACCAGGACCAACCAGAACGATGACGACAATGGGGAGGAGGGGTGATTCCAGCTTTCCAACGACCCTTCCTGCTTCTTGCCAAAACTGTTGCAAGCTTCTTTCAGCCTCCCCACTTTACCCCTCATCCTATTCCAACTTCTCCTCACTTTTCCTCCCTTTGTGAATGAGGGTACCAGAGGAGGGAATTACCCGCTTACTCTTGGGGGCTGCTAAACCTTGTTGCCTGGTGGTGGAGGGTTGACTGCAGAGTGAAACATCCTTGCAAACTCTCCCCACCTCCTTCATCATACTGAGTTGCCATGTTAGGTTCTCCAAGTCAGAGAGTGGAAAGGATCCCTATAGAGACTCATTTTCAACCCCTACCAGAGGAAGAGATTGAGAGACCTAGCAACATGAAATAACTCAGTCAAGATCAGGCAGCTGGCAAGTGGTTCCTGACGCTAAGGCTAAAGCTTTTGCCACTACAGTACagtggttttctttcctttgtgggGAGGGTGGGTTGGGATGGAGAGAGACCCACAAACTGTCTGCAGAGGCATGGAGGGGTGTGGGAgaacatatttgttaaatatgcAGATAGATGAGGAGTCACCAACCCGAGATTCTGACACAATAATGCTGGGGTGAGATGCTTGAAACTGTGTTTTAACAAACTCCTCTGGAGATTCTCGTATTCTCTCAAATTTGGAAATCACTACCCTGAACCAGGTTGGGCCTGAAGCAGTCACCTGAGTCCAGTTTTTCAGATAGTAATTTGTTCCCAGGGACAGTGACACCATAATGTTGCAGGTTTGGTCTGGCACTCTGCCTTAAATGACCTGTGTACGCTCTAATGACTTGtggaatgaattttttaaaaatcactatctctgggctgggtgctgtggctcatgcctgtaatcccatcactttgggaggctgaggtgggtggattacttgaggtcaggagttcaagaccactctgaccaacatggtgaaaccttgtctctactgaaatataaaaataagctgggcatggtggcagacgcctgtggTTCTAGctcccgggaggctgaggcaggagaatcgcttgaacctgggaggcggaagttgcagtgagccgagattgcgcccctgcactccagcctgggagacagagtgagactgactctgtctcaaaaaaattaaattaaaaaaaatcacgaTCTCTGGAAAACTAGTTGGTGTACAGATTTGTAGGACAGGGTTTGTGTtgatttatttgatattttagtaTAAGCAAACAGGCAAACTTTACCAGATCCTGTGTAGAAACTTGAAAATGTGAGGCCAGTTTGTACATTTCAGAGGGAACTGTAGAATCAGATAGCTGGAAGGGATCTCTGAGGGAAAGTACTTTCCCTAGTCACATCTGTGTCTCCTGGCTCAGTCTTCTTCATCATTTAAtttgtgtgtttgggtgtgtgcacgcgcgcatgTGCGCACTTACAAAGGGCTTCATTCATACCTTTTCTCTTGGatctggaaaaaaatgtttatgttttccaATGAGATACGTTTGTAGTAATCATATTTGAATCAATACTAAGGcatatatagttttatatgtaAACTagaatcttaaaattatttgaatctTTGAGATAATGTTAAAAGTCTTAGCTAAAATCATTCCATTGATTTTATCAATTGACTAATATCAATGTTTAAAGTTATTCTAagaaggaatatttttatttaaaaaaatctttcatggCAAAATAGcttaaaagaacttttaaaaaaaccctTTGTGATATGTTACCAGTTTATTTGCTAAAAGCAGTTATTTGGTATTTGTCAGACAGAATTATTCAGTGCCTGCTGTCTATTATAACTATTTTCCAGTTACTACTAATTCGTTTATACTCCTTCCTTTAAAGCAGTGCAAGATcttgaagttgttttttttttaatcagttaagAAATATCGAATTGTATTGAATAGTTTACATAGTTTAGTCTGTTCTAGTTCTTTGAAAGTTACTGAACAATGGACAATGTGCATGTCACTGACATCTGTCTCAGATCTTCTGGGACAATCATGATTTAAGACATTCTATGCCATTATTACATATGCCAAAAAAAACTTGGATAATTCCAATGTGTTGGCTTTCCAACTTCTGAACACTACATAATTTTACTATCAGTTTTTGAATAGTGATTTTAGGCTATGAAAACATTATTATATGTACATagagaaatttttatttgttatgaaTGTTTGAGCTCACTAGCCCAGCCCTCCTCTATTTTGAATAAGAGAGTTTACTACATTTTTTTACTATGTAGTTGAAAACAACatgtattttgtcatttttagaaTGGTTAgtctatttctataaaattttaaatgaggctgggcacagtaactcatacctgtaatcccagcactttgtgaggccgaggcgggcagatcacttgaggtcaagagtttgagaccagcctggccaaaatagggaaaccccatctctactaaaaatacaaaaattaactaggtgtggtggtgtgcacctgtagtcccagctactcgggagactgaggcaggagaatcgcttgaaccgtggaggcaaaggttgcagtgagctgagattgtgctcttgcactccagcctgggtgacagagtgagagactctgtctcaaaaaaaccaaaccaaacaaacaaaagtttaaatGAGACCATCAATTTTAAGGGATTCTGATTCAGATTAAATTAATCAATATGGTTCCAGGCCCTAGTCTCTGAGTTTTTGAAAGAGAATAAAgcttatatttgtctttttaaaaatatcctgatTTCAGGTAATCTTTTAGGTATTTGTTCACCCAGGGAAGTTCAGGCACCAGaggaggacttttttttttttttttttaaactattaatttAACAGAAGATAAGATAATTGAAGAGTTTGGGAAAATAGGTTGGGGGAGGGAGCAGAAATACTTGTGATCTTACTAGCTAATGGAATTGCTGCTTGGTTTATTACtaaaagggttttatttctcaagtctttcttctgtttgcttttcaTTCTCCAGGTAAGAAGCGCAATTCCACACTCTACATAACCATGTTACTCATTGTTCCAGTCATCGTTGCAGGTGCAATCATAGTACTTCTGCTTTACCTAAAAAGGTAAGGTAGCTGCCCAGGCAGGTTTTGCAGTTTCTGATAGCCTGTTTGCTATGGTTATTACTCTTAGTGCTTGTGTTTTATGTCTGCCCAGTATATAAGAAGCATGTTGCCTGTAAGTAGCTTTTGGGAGCATGACATGACAAGGAAGTATTACTGTGcccactttcttttccttttcttttttcttttcttttctcttctttcttttctttcttttttttttttttttttttcctgagatggagtctctgttgcccaggctggagtgcagtgcggtggtgtgatcttggctcactgcagcctccgcctcctgggttcaagcaattctgctgcctcagcctcccgagtagctgggattagaggtgcccaccatcacgcccggctaattttttgtgtttttagtagacagggtttcaccatgttggccagactggtctcaaatttctgacctcaagtgatccaccctcctcagcctcccaaagtgctggtattacaggcatgagccactacacctggccactATGCCCACTTTCTAATGAAAAATGCGTTGGATTAGTTTTCCAGGGCTCCCTGCTCAAGCATGGCTCCCTTTGCATGTGTTTAGGATTGTTGAATAGGTCCTATGTTCACTTAATACTCTTTCAAATACCTAATCTATCAAGTTAGTCAGTAGTTCTTGGAATGAAGTTTTAGAAATGGAGACCATTACTAATAAAATGACTGTCTAGTATTAATACAAAGCAGGCTACTACTTAATATTGTGGGAAAGAGAACTTCATCAAGTTGTCATGAATGTATGGTATCCATTCCTTGAGAAGGTATTATTTTCTCTATCTCATTATAGGACTGTTATTTGCTCTTGCAGTAAATAACTAAGGTTGGAATAAGGTTATTAAGCTAGATCCAGAaccaatattttatcattatttcaaCATTgattcaacatatatatatatatattttttgagtgcCTAATTGTGAACCAGGCAGTGTTCTAAGTGCTAAAGTTACAGCAGTAAACAGGACAAAGTCCCCATTTGCATTCTAGAGGGAAagatacacacacgcacatacacacagacacacaaaataaataataaatactatgATTTCACATAGAAGTATAAGTGACAGTACCGGGGTACGGCTAGGGAGGTGCATTTTACGTAGGATGGCCAGAAGACTCctctctgaggaagtgacatttgaggaGAGACTCCCAATAATGTAAAGGAGTGAGTCATTCAGATATTCAAGGAAAGAGCACTCCAGGCCATGGGAACAGCAAATGCCAAGTCCCCAAGGCTGAAATGCACTTGGTTTGTTTGGCTGGAGTGGAGAGTGCAAGGTGGAGAGTAGCAGCGAGTGAGGACAGAGGTTGGCCAACCAGATCACACAGGCCATGGCAAGGAACTGCGATTTTATTCTAAGCATGATGAGGAGCATTGGAGAGTTTTGAGCAGAGTTGGCACATGATCTGAATTACTGTCATAAAGATCATTGTAGTTGCTGAGTGAAGAACTGACTTGGGCAAAAGTGGAGGCAGATGGAGTAGTTCAGAGGAATTGCAGTGTTTTGGCAGAAAGATGAGGATAACCTATACTACGGGGTTAGCAATGGAGATAGCAAGAAGTGGTCAGAAATAGTATATATTTTGAGAGTAGAATTGATAAGACTTGCTGATAGCTGCCTGTCTGTGGAGGTATGAGGGTAATTGAGGATTCAGAGATACCTCTTAGATTTTTGGCTTGAGCAACTGAGTGAATGCtggtgccatttactgagacAGAGAAGACTGTGAGGAAAGCTGGGTTTGAGGAAAGATAAGGACTTCAGTTTTGcacatgttaagtttgagatgcttATTAGATATCCAAATAAAGATGTTAAATAAGCGATTGTGTGCATGAATCTGGAGTTGAAGGGAGAGGCCTGGGCTGGAAATCTAATTTTGGGAATCCTCGGCATGTGAATGGATTTAAAGCCCAAAGACTGAAGGGAGTGCTCATAAAGTGAATGAGATAGACAAGAAGACAAAAGACTGAATCCTGGGGGCACATCCATGGACACTcactgggagatggaggcaagCCCATTAAAGGGTGCTATAAGAttggaaaatggagaaaagttggaagaaaaaagaaacgggAATGTATCCTGTTCTCagaagattattttttttttcaaaattatacacAGCAAGTGCCCATCTGGTCTATTAAAAGTAGAGCAGCATTATTATTTAGATGATAGGGTATAAGTAATTCACTTATTCTGATGGCCCCTGTGCTCCACCTATGGGCAAGAGTGGAACTTAATGACCTTAGAACATTGATTTTTGTGTACCctattttagaaatttcttcacAACTGCCTTGTCAATAAAGATGACTTGTGTACCATGTCTTTTGTCTGTGCCTTCTTTTAATATGGTGGTATTTATGTGGGACACTGCTATGGACTGGAAGGTTTGAATCAAAATGTCTCTGTTTTCTTAAAGGCTCAAGATCATTATATTCCCTCCAATTCCTGATCCTGgcaagatttttaaagaaatgtttggaGACCAGAATGATGATACTCTGGTAAGAACAGATTTCATGGGgcttaaaattgttttgttttgttttgttttgttttggaagctatgggatttttaaaaaatgtggtaaagtatccataacataaaatttattattttaagcatttttaagtatacaggcTGGgtatggcgg harbors:
- the LOC100429453 gene encoding LOW QUALITY PROTEIN: cell cycle control protein 50B (The sequence of the model RefSeq protein was modified relative to this genomic sequence to represent the inferred CDS: inserted 2 bases in 2 codons; deleted 3 bases in 2 codons; substituted 3 bases at 3 genomic stop codons); this encodes MRIPWARPVHRGSVPWLGPSWSAHAAAMTWSITAGGARQLNTTTFTRQRFPAWQPLLLASITLQLFYVGLAFYYSSNSIKELEYNYTGSPGTSNCSVXTAAGQGCAPPPTCSCAWYFSLPELFQGPVYPYYVLTNFYQNNRWYGMSXDNAQLSRLPSTLHHPVNECTHCAACPLAPCTIITNSLFNDSSSLXHQRRPXGPYVEVPHYRTACIAWXTNNYPIKFCNPPLVNGSLALALHGTALPPNWHRLVYDELSPIPNNTGFINQDFVVWMHIAALPSFRKLYADIHQGNYSAGLLRGVYCVNITYNYLMCAFGGHKLRIFSSILWMGGRNPFLGIAYLIISFLCILTGFVMLIIHICYQDQPER